The following nucleotide sequence is from Candidatus Rokuibacteriota bacterium.
ACAGCTTGCGGCTGAAGTCGGCGGCCTCTTTGGGCACACTCTCGACGACATAGGCCTCGCGCCCCCCCACCGGCTCCTCGCGGAGGAGCTTGTGGCTGTCGTCCTCGGGCTCGCGCCCCGAGACGTCTTCGTAGGAGAAGTCCGAGCCGACGAAGCTCGTGTGCTTGTCGCTGGCCGCGATCCGCCGGACCAGCTTGAGCGCCGGGATGTAGAGCCAGCGGTCGTCGTCCCGCCCGGGGTACTTCCAGACCAGGAAGGCGAGGTCGCGGACGTCCGGCGGGCGGTGGAAGTAGATGAAGTATCGCTGCTCGCCGCCCTCCTTGAGGGTGCGCCGGGTCATGGTCATCTCGCGGACGCGCTCGCCGCCGTCCCTGGAGACAAGCACCATGGTGACCCGGGCCCGCATGTCCTCGCCCGCGTAGTACATGGCCAGATGGGCCCGGCGCATGACCTCCTCTGCCGACGGGGCCTGGGCCACAGCCGGCGAAGCGATCGCCCAGGCGCCCACCGCCGCCAGCACAGCGCTGCCGATCCAGCCTGCGTGAGTGCGTGTCATCGAGGCGTCTCCCGGAGCCCCCGCGTCAGCCAGCGGGGAAAGAGCGCGACCACGGCCGTAAGATACACCACCGTCGCCAGCGCCGACACGAGCATGATGGCGATCATGAACACCCCGACCGTGACGTAGGGGGTGAGCGCTGCTGCGAGCATCACGGCGAAGCCCGAGGCGAAGAGAACGCCGTTCTTCAGGATCCCGAGCCCCGGCCGCGCCACCGTCCAGACCAGCGCGCCCTCGAGGTCGCCCGTCTCCTGGTAGCGCTGCTGGAAGCGGCTCACGAAGTGGATGGCGAAGTCGATGGCCAGGCCCAGCGACAGGGTGGAGAGCACCGAGATGGGCATGTCGAAGTCCTTGCCGATGAAGCCCACCACCCCGTAGATGAGGACGACGGTGAAGAGCAGCGGCAGGAAGCTCACCACCCCCCACCGGAGAGAGCGGTAGTTCAGGACGAGAAGGACAAGCACGAGGATGCAGGACGCGATGAATCCTTCGAGCATCCCGACCAGGACCTCCTGGTTCCAGACCATGTTGAAGTAGGCGATCCCCGCGGGCCGCAGCTCGACCCCCGGGATCGGCTGCGACACCAGATGACCCCGGGCTGCGGCGAGCACCCCTTCCGTGTCCGTCGCGTCCCAGCTCCGGAGCTGGACCATGACGTTGGCCTTCTGGTAGGAATCGTCCACCACGTTGCCGAGCTCACGCTGGCGGGCGGCCATGCTGAAGAGGAGCAGCGCCTGGGCGGCGGCCTCCTGCGAGTCGGGGACGACCTCCTGTGCGGGGTCGTTGTCCCTGAGCACCCGGTGCACCCGCTTGACGACATCGGCCACGGACGTGGTCTTGCCCACGACGGGCTCGCGCTCGATGCGCCGCTGCAGCCCCTCGAGGGCCCGGAGGAACTCCGGCCGCGTGACGGCGTCGGGCTGCTTGCCGTCGGCCACGAGGTAGAGGGTCGCCGTGCCGCCGAGCGCCCGGCTCAGCGCCGTGTCCGCGACACGGATGTCGCTTCCCGCCTTGAACCAGGCGACCATGTTGTTGTTCATGCGGATCTGCGTCAGCCCGACAGCCGAGATCCCGAGGACGACCATCCCGACCACCACCACGGAGGTCTTCCAGGCGATACACGCCCGGCCCACCCGCGCCAACCACCGGGACGCCGGCTCTGCCTCCACAGGCGCGGCGGCAACCCGTGTCTCGCGCGTGATCGCCAGGAGCGCCGGGACCAGCGTGAAGCTCATGACCAGGATGGCGAGCGTGCCGAAGGCCACGAGGAGGCCGAAGACGCGCACGGGGATGATGGGCCCGATGGCGAGGGAGGCGAACCCGGCGATCGTCGTGAGATCCGAGAAGAGCACGGGCGTCCCGACCGCATCCATCGTCTGGAGGATCGCCTCCCGCCGGCTGCGCGCCTCCCGGCGCCGGAAGGTGAACTCGTTGAAGATGTGCACGGTGTCGGTGGAGATCGCCATGAGGAAGACGGGGCTCATGGAGGCCATGATGTGGACCGGGATGCCGAGCCCGATGAAGAGCCCCATGGCCCAGATAATGGCCAGCATGGCCACGGCCATGTTCGCCACCACCAGCCACCAGCTCCTGAACATGAAGAAGAGCATCGCGCACATGAGCATCCCCGCCAGCGGAGAGAAGAGCCCCATCTGGCGGAACATCTCGCCACCGAAGGTGTCGCGCGCCACGGGATCGCCCGCGATGTAGTAACGCTCGGGCCCGGCCTCCTTGGCGGTGATGCGGCGGATCTCCTCGGCGAGCGTCTTGCCGTTGGCGCTCTTCTCGATGGGGATGTAGATGGCGGTGGTCTTGCCGTCGGCGGAGACCAGCCGGTTGACCAGCAGCGCGTTGCCGAGCACCTGCCGCCGGAGCTGGTCCGCCTCGGCCGGCTCGCGAGGGACCCTGCCGAGGATGGGGCGCGCATCGAGGGCGCCGTCGGCCACCGTGACGTCGTTCACGGTGGGCAGCGCCACCACGTCCCGGGCGATCACGCCGGGCAGGCGCAGCACCGCCTCGGTGAGCCGGGCAATGCGCCCCAGGGTCTCGGG
It contains:
- a CDS encoding outer membrane lipoprotein-sorting protein; the protein is MTRTHAGWIGSAVLAAVGAWAIASPAVAQAPSAEEVMRRAHLAMYYAGEDMRARVTMVLVSRDGGERVREMTMTRRTLKEGGEQRYFIYFHRPPDVRDLAFLVWKYPGRDDDRWLYIPALKLVRRIAASDKHTSFVGSDFSYEDVSGREPEDDSHKLLREEPVGGREAYVVESVPKEAADFSRKLSWIDKTTWLPLKEEYYDRRGDLARVYTAAEVKEVQGFWSAVKRSMRNVQSGHRTDVAFDDLRYNLKLSPELFSERALRAPPAELTR
- a CDS encoding MMPL family transporter — encoded protein: MGAWWDRVRRRTVEWSVDHPRAVLVLVLLLTLAFGSQLPRIRTDTDPKNMLPITSPVRQYNDQVEGWFGLHPDVLVVGIESAGGIFTPETLGRIARLTEAVLRLPGVIARDVVALPTVNDVTVADGALDARPILGRVPREPAEADQLRRQVLGNALLVNRLVSADGKTTAIYIPIEKSANGKTLAEEIRRITAKEAGPERYYIAGDPVARDTFGGEMFRQMGLFSPLAGMLMCAMLFFMFRSWWLVVANMAVAMLAIIWAMGLFIGLGIPVHIMASMSPVFLMAISTDTVHIFNEFTFRRREARSRREAILQTMDAVGTPVLFSDLTTIAGFASLAIGPIIPVRVFGLLVAFGTLAILVMSFTLVPALLAITRETRVAAAPVEAEPASRWLARVGRACIAWKTSVVVVGMVVLGISAVGLTQIRMNNNMVAWFKAGSDIRVADTALSRALGGTATLYLVADGKQPDAVTRPEFLRALEGLQRRIEREPVVGKTTSVADVVKRVHRVLRDNDPAQEVVPDSQEAAAQALLLFSMAARQRELGNVVDDSYQKANVMVQLRSWDATDTEGVLAAARGHLVSQPIPGVELRPAGIAYFNMVWNQEVLVGMLEGFIASCILVLVLLVLNYRSLRWGVVSFLPLLFTVVLIYGVVGFIGKDFDMPISVLSTLSLGLAIDFAIHFVSRFQQRYQETGDLEGALVWTVARPGLGILKNGVLFASGFAVMLAAALTPYVTVGVFMIAIMLVSALATVVYLTAVVALFPRWLTRGLRETPR